The genomic DNA CATGCCATACAGGTTTTCCAGGGGGCACTTGATCGTATAGCGGTAATCTGATTCCAGCACTTGCAGTTTTTCCTGCCACCAGCTATTCGTTTCGAGGGTGACCAGCACATCGGGCTGGTGTTGGGATACTAGTTGCAGCAGTCCTTCGTAATTCCGGTTGGGCATGAGCACATTCGCCGTCATAATGCGGATTTGATCCCGCTTTTTGTGGCGCCGTGCTGTTTTTACCTCCTTCCGGAAAAGCTTGGTATAAGGAAGGATCCAACCCGAATGGAAACAGAAGCAACCTAAGGCCAGGCTTTCGACAAACCAGGTATTATACTGCGAGAAGTCCAGGGTTACGGCATCGGCCAGCATAATAAAAAGGGCCACAACCATAAACTGCAATCGTGGAAAATCGAGCCCCCGTACCCACCAGGCCTCGTAGCGCCAAAGGGGCAGCAACGTTACAACGACAAGGAAATAGGTAAGTAGAATCTGTATATCTTGGATCATCTGCCAGGGCTTGCGCTAACGTTTTGCTTCAGTAAAAGATAATACGTTACAATGGCCGCAGGGGAGATTTTACCTGGAAAGATTTCTGCTACCGCATGGCCGAAAGCCGGAAGTATAGCGCCATAGTCAGCAGCTTTTCATACTGCTTTAACTTTTGGAGTAGTTTCCATTTCTTCCAGTTTTTAGCAGGTATAATGCGCCGCGCTATGCTTATAGGTGTGTAATAGTGCTCAGCATTTTAGCTGCGAATTCGGTCTCACAGGTAGTGCCGGTGTGGGCGAGCGCTTTGAGCGTGAGGGCGGCACAGGCATGGGAATCGGATGCGGCACGGTGGTGGTGGAACTGTATCCGGTGCATGTTGCAGAGCGATTTCAGGTCATAAGCAGACAGGCCTTTCCAGATTTTGCGGGAGAATTTAAGGCTGCAGGCAAAGCGGGCTTTGGGCAGTGGCAACTGGTAGGTGGCCAGGGTTTTGCGCAGCACGCTGAAGTCGAAGCTGGCATTGTGGGCAATGAGCAGGTGGCCATCCAGGTAGGGTTTTATCGCCGGCCATAATTCCTCAAACGTGGGCTGCTGCGCTACATCGGCGGGTCTGATGCCATGCACAGCCACATTAAAGGGATTGAAGTGCGGGTAGTATAAAGGTTTGATGAGCCAGGATTTTGTTTCCACAATCTGGCGGTCGCGCACAATGGTCACCCCAAGTTCGCAGGGGCTGTCGCGCTGGGGCGTCGCCGTTTCAAAATCAAGCGTAATAAAATCCATGTAAAAGGCAGCAGTATGAATGGCTACAAAGATAAGCGCAAAGTATGGCTTTGGAAGCAAAATATTCCCGGGCTGTCCTTAGCCCGGGTTAAATGCAGCCTTACCGCACATCGGCCATCCATCTGCGGATAAGCGGCACCAGCAAAATAAGCACCACGCCAATGCCGATCGAATACAGCCCGATCTTACTGATGATGTCGGCATAATAAGGTAGGGAGAGCACCGGGTTTGCCACTACGTTTTGCGGTACGCTCATCAGGGCGCCGATCTTACCGGCCAGGAACTCGCCAATAGCGCTGGCAAAAAACCAGATGCCCATCATCATAGCCACAATGTTGGCAGGCGAGAGCTTGGTGATCATCGACAAACCGATGGGAGAGAGGCATAGCTCGCCGCAAATGATAAAGAAGTAACCAAGTATAAAGGCAGACAGGGCGATCAGGCCATTATCAGCCTGGAGGCAGGCGGCATAAAAAACGCAGAAACCTAACCCCAGGAAAATAAAGGAGAGC from Pontibacter liquoris includes the following:
- a CDS encoding 3'-5' exonuclease gives rise to the protein MDFITLDFETATPQRDSPCELGVTIVRDRQIVETKSWLIKPLYYPHFNPFNVAVHGIRPADVAQQPTFEELWPAIKPYLDGHLLIAHNASFDFSVLRKTLATYQLPLPKARFACSLKFSRKIWKGLSAYDLKSLCNMHRIQFHHHRAASDSHACAALTLKALAHTGTTCETEFAAKMLSTITHL